In Candidatus Zixiibacteriota bacterium, the sequence CTTCCGCCCGAAGCCATCGTCGCAGACGAAATTCGCGACCGCGAAGCCGTCATCTTCAACGTCCAGTCATTGATCGATCAGACGGATCCGAAGATCAAAAATGTCGTGGTGTCCGTATCAGGCCACGGCGTGATCACGGACAAATTCACCATCGACAAAAAGACGGGCCCCGAGGCCGAACAGGCTATCCTCTTCGAAACCGAACAACGCGCCCCGTTCGATGTCGACGACGTCACGCTCGATTACCACATCATCAAGACGGACGACGAAATCAACAAGATGGACGTGCTCCTCGTGGCGGCGCGTAAGGAATACCTGCAGACGTACCTCGACCTCATTGAAGACTGCGGCCTGCGTCCGGTGGTGGTCGATGACGATGCGTTTGCCATCTTCAACGCCTATGAAAACAACTACGAAGTTGACCCCTCCAAGGTCACCGCGCTGGTAAATATCGGGTACGACGTCACCAACGTCACCTACCTGACCGACGGTATGTTTAACGCGACCCGCGACGTTTCGGCCGGAACGCGTGAAATCTACAACGCCATCCAGCGCGAGTTCCGTCTCAATCCCGAGTTGACCTCCAAGGCCATCAAGGGCGAGATGAACGACTCGGTCGACCAGGATATGCTTAAGGCGACCATTATCTCGGCGACCGAAGAATTGATCTCCGGTATCGAACTGGCCTTTGCTTACTTCAAGTCGCAGGCGAAGGTTGACGCGATCGACTGGATCGTTCTCTCCGGCGGCGGTGCCCTGTTGCCCTACCTGCCGGAATACCTGCAGTCGAAACTGAACATCCCGCTCGAGATCGCCAACCCGTTACGAAATATTGATTACGATCCGGAACTGTTCCAGTACCTCCAGCCGGAGAAGATTGCCCCCCTGCTGACCGTTGCGGTCGGTCTGGCGATGCGAAAGTCAAGGTAGGAAACCATGATTGAGATAAACTTACTTCCCAAGAAATACCTCAAGGGATCACGCGGTCTGCAGCTGGGCAAGAGCGGACTCTATGTCGCCGCCGGCGCCGTCGCCGTGATCCTCATGCTGGTCGGTATCACCGCGTTCCAGATCTATCAGCTCGGGAAGCTCGAAGCCGATATCAGCAAAGCCAAACAGCGCGCCGACGTCCTCCAGAAGGACATTAAACTGGTGGATGCGCTGACCGACGTCAAGCAGAAGGTCGCCAACCGGATGACTGCGGTCGAACGCCTCGATCGCAACCGCTCGGCATACGTCCGCGTCCTCGAGGACATCGCCAAAAACGTCCCCGAGTTCGTCTGGCTCGGCGCTTACAAGGAAAAGCCGGTGAAAACCGCTGCCGCTCCCGCCAAGTCCAACAGCAAACAGCCGGCCGCCAAGACCCCGGCCGATTCCGCCGTCGCCCCGGTCGGCTCGAGCACCCTGCCGCCCGTCCGGCCTGTCGAAATCGAGGGGTACGCCTTCACGCTCAATGCCCTGGCGGCCTTTATGATCAATATGATGAAGTCCGATTACTTCGACGAAGTCCAGCTGGTGTCTACCAACGAAAAGAAGTTCCAGGACGCCGAACGTGCCTACAACTTCGTCCTCTCCTGCAACGTGCATTTCCTGTCGGACGAGGAACTGCGTAACCTCTTAGCCGCCTCCGGTGACGACCAGGAGTCCAAAGACGCCTCGGCCACCCACCGCGCGCTCAATTAGGAGACTGATCTCATGGACTTCAGGGATCCGAAGACACAGAAGATCGTGATCGGCGCGCTGGCCTTCCTGATCGTCGTCTACTTCTGGTATACCCGGGCGTACGAAACCTACGACTCCAAAATCACGCTCAAGACCCAGGAGTTCGAAACCATCACGACCAACCTGCGCAACGTGGAAATGAAGGCGAAATCGCTCGATGCGCTCCAGTCCGAATACGGCGAGCTGCTCGACCGCTATCATGAGATCGAGGCCCTGCTGCCCGAAGTGCAGCAGATCCCGTCCTTTCTCGTCCAGTTGCACACCGCGTCGTCGCTGACCGGTACCAAGATTACGAAAATCCAGCCGATGCCGATCGCCGCGGAGGAGTTCTATAATATCGCCTCCTTCGAAATCGAAATGACCGGCACCTATCACGATTTCGGCAGCTTCGTCAGTTACGTGGCCAACTTCCCGTTTATCGCAAACCTCTCCCGCATGGACGTCGTGGCGAAAAACATCGCCATCTCAAAGGCGCCCGAAAAGGAAGATACCCGGACACAGGAAGTCGGCAAAAAAGAGGAAACGGTTACGGCCACCTTCGTCCTCTCCACTTACTTCGTGAGAGATGGCGAGCGGCTTGAGGAAGTGGTCATATAGGAGCTCGTGTGACGATGAAACAAACAGTAATACGGATTACGGTCCTGGCGCTGCTGGTCGCCTCGTCGGCGCTCGCCTCCAGCGTCACCGACATCGAGTTGCGTCACGAGGACGGCGGCGTCGCCGCTTACATCGCTGTCGACGGCACCGTACGCTTCATTCATCAGGTCGAGCCTCCGAAAGACGGCAAGCCGAACCGGGTGATTGTCGACGTGCTGTCGGCGACCCATGCCCTGGGCCAGCGCAACTACAGCGAACTGCCGGCCGGATGCAACATCACCGCCATCCGCACCAGCCAGTACGCCGTGCAGCCCGAAAAGATGGTCCGCGTCGTCTTTGACATGAAAGACACGCCCCTCTATTCGGTGACCGCCCAAAACGGCGCGGTCAAGGTCTTTTTCACCGACAACACCGTGGCCCCCTTCCAGACATGGAAAAGCTCGGCCTACGGCACGCCCGTGAAGAAACTGCCGACACCGGCAACTCCGACCGCAGCCGCCGCTGCCGATACTAAACCGACGGCCGACGCCAACAAAGCGATCGAGAACGACCGCCTGGCCAGCCTCTCCACTGAGCCTCAGCCGCCGGCCAGGACGCCAACCGTCGTGGCCGCTCCGGCCGAACCGGTCGCTGCGCCGAATACGCCGACAACTCCCAAGGCACGGCCTACCGTCGTTGCCAAACCGAAGTCAGACGATGCTGCGGCCAAGCCCGCCCGTCCGACAGTGGCCGCGACCCCGAAGGTCGAAACCAAAACTGACGTTCCGTCTGAGCCGAGTGTAAAAGCTCAACCGGCCGCGAAACCCGCGCCGGCCCAGGCGGTCGCCAAGTCAACCCCGGCCACGCCTCCGGCGTCCACCGCCGCTCCGAAACAGGCGCAGCCCAAACCGGTCGCCGAGAAACCGGCCGCGACCGAATCCGCGTCGACCCCGGCTGCAGCCGAGGCATCGGCCCCGCAGATTGATGCGCCCGTGCCGCCGCCGACCCAGACCTCGCGGTTCCGCCGGACCCCCACCACGCCCAGCAAGTTGAAAGGAACGATGGTGGCGGAGTTCCCGAAACGCCTTGTCATTAAGTACAAGGCCACCCGGTACCGCGACCCCTTCGCGACCCTTATTAATGAAACGCGGACCAACGATAACCCGATCGAACAGCGCGTGCCGAATATCGAAGGCCTCCGCCTCGTCGGTATTATCGAAGCGGTCGACGGCGCCAATCGCGCCCTGTTCCAGGACAAGGAAAACTACAGCTATATCCTCAAATCCGGCGACAAGGTCAAAAACGGCTACGTCCTCCGGGTTGAGAGCGATCGCGTCTACTTCCAGATCTTTGAATACGGCTGGAGTCGGACCGTCGCCCTGCAGATCGAAGAATAACAATGCACGTGAAAGGCGGTTGCAATATGCTGTCTCGTATGTTCAGAAAATCTCGCCTGTTGCCGGGGCTGTTCATCTTCGTTCTCGCAGCGTCGGCAGTCGTTTCCGCCCAGGAAACACAGGATCCAACTCAGCCGATCAAGAACCTCCAGTTCCAGTCAGCCGACATCCGTTCGGTACTGACCTTCCTGGCTGATTACGGCGGCGTCAACGTCGTGGTTGCTCCCGACGTCGAAGGTACCGTCACCATCCAGCTGCGGAACGTGATGTGGCGCGACGCCCTGACCATCATCGGCCGCACCTATAACCTCGCCGTCGTCGACGAAGAGGCCGGCTACCTTCGCGTGCTGCCCGAAGAGGATTACCGCAAGGAAGTAACCGAGGCCAACAAGCATAACCTCGAACAGCGCCAGCTCGCCGAGCTGCAGACGCGCATCGTCAAAATCTCAAACTCGACCTCCGATGATATCGTGCGCGCCGTCCAGTCGCTGATGACCGACCGCGGCAAAGCGACCTCCGACCCGCGCTCGAATTCGATCATCATTCAGGAAGTTCCCACCAACATGGAAAACGTCCTGAGTTACGTCGAGCAGCTCGATAAACCCGCCGCGCAGATCAAGATCTCCGCGCAGTTGCTGGAGATTTCATCGCGCGGTCTCGAAGAATTCGGCGTCCGCTGGACGGCCGAGGGAGCCTATGTAACGGAGTCCGGCCGCAGTTACACCCAGAAAGGCGAAGTGCTCGCCGATCGCGGCACCGACCCGGCCGCCCGCTACTCGGTAACCGCCCTCAACAACGACTGGTCCGTCGACGCCGTCATCGAGGCGCTGGTCTCCAGCGGCAAGGGCAAGATCATCGCCCATCCGGAGATCACTACTCTCGACAACAAAGAAGCCCGCATCCAGATGGGCCAGAAAGTCCCGATCAAGCAGTTCGACGAGTCCGGCAATATTATCACGAAGTTCGAGGAAGTCGGTACGATCCTCGCCGTCACCCCGCATATCACTGCGGAGAATCAGATTCTGATGCATCTCAAGCCGGAACGCTCGACCTATGAGTTCGACGCCAACGGCGTGATCATCAATACCAACAACGCTGAGACCCACGTCATCGTGGCCAACGGCCAGACGGCGGTCATCGGCGGTCTGACGACGCAGGACGAAGTCGAGACCAGCACCGGCGTGCCCGTGCTGAAAGACATTCCGCTGCTCGGAGCGCTCTTCCGCTACAGCGAAAAACGCACCGAAAGCCGCGACCTGGTGATCTTTGTGACGCCGACGATTGTCGAAGCTGAGCTTGCCCTCGAAGGCTAGCCCGATTGTGTGAGCGCCCCTCGCCGCAAGCCGGCGGGGGGCGCCTCGCTGATGAACGATCGACGCCGCCGCGCGTCGGATCGCAAAGTCGAAAACAGTAAACATTATAATCGATAGGCGGGAGAGAGCATGAACTCCAGAATTCTGAAATCAGCAGGGACGCTGGTGCTGCTGCTGACGGCGTTGAGCGCGCTGCTGCTGACCGGGTGTGAGTCTAAAAGCACGGCCGATGATTCGCCGAGCGGCATGACCATTTCGGTCAGCGCAAGCCCCAGCACGCTCGCGACCGGCAACACGACCGTTGTTGAAGCCACCGTGCGCAACGGCGGATCGCCCGTTGCCGATCAGGTAGTGATGTTTGCCGCAGCCGGCGCCGGTGACGGGTACTTCACGCCCGCGTCCGACACCACCGATGCTTCCGGCGTTGCAGCCGCCGTTTTTACCGCAACCTCTTCAGGGTCGGTAA encodes:
- the pilO gene encoding type 4a pilus biogenesis protein PilO; translated protein: MDFRDPKTQKIVIGALAFLIVVYFWYTRAYETYDSKITLKTQEFETITTNLRNVEMKAKSLDALQSEYGELLDRYHEIEALLPEVQQIPSFLVQLHTASSLTGTKITKIQPMPIAAEEFYNIASFEIEMTGTYHDFGSFVSYVANFPFIANLSRMDVVAKNIAISKAPEKEDTRTQEVGKKEETVTATFVLSTYFVRDGERLEEVVI
- a CDS encoding secretin N-terminal domain-containing protein; translated protein: MFRKSRLLPGLFIFVLAASAVVSAQETQDPTQPIKNLQFQSADIRSVLTFLADYGGVNVVVAPDVEGTVTIQLRNVMWRDALTIIGRTYNLAVVDEEAGYLRVLPEEDYRKEVTEANKHNLEQRQLAELQTRIVKISNSTSDDIVRAVQSLMTDRGKATSDPRSNSIIIQEVPTNMENVLSYVEQLDKPAAQIKISAQLLEISSRGLEEFGVRWTAEGAYVTESGRSYTQKGEVLADRGTDPAARYSVTALNNDWSVDAVIEALVSSGKGKIIAHPEITTLDNKEARIQMGQKVPIKQFDESGNIITKFEEVGTILAVTPHITAENQILMHLKPERSTYEFDANGVIINTNNAETHVIVANGQTAVIGGLTTQDEVETSTGVPVLKDIPLLGALFRYSEKRTESRDLVIFVTPTIVEAELALEG
- the pilM gene encoding type IV pilus assembly protein PilM, encoding MLSRRNKSTVGLDLGSSSIKLVQLDHTKNGYAVSAIGIRELPPEAIVADEIRDREAVIFNVQSLIDQTDPKIKNVVVSVSGHGVITDKFTIDKKTGPEAEQAILFETEQRAPFDVDDVTLDYHIIKTDDEINKMDVLLVAARKEYLQTYLDLIEDCGLRPVVVDDDAFAIFNAYENNYEVDPSKVTALVNIGYDVTNVTYLTDGMFNATRDVSAGTREIYNAIQREFRLNPELTSKAIKGEMNDSVDQDMLKATIISATEELISGIELAFAYFKSQAKVDAIDWIVLSGGGALLPYLPEYLQSKLNIPLEIANPLRNIDYDPELFQYLQPEKIAPLLTVAVGLAMRKSR
- a CDS encoding PilN domain-containing protein, yielding MIEINLLPKKYLKGSRGLQLGKSGLYVAAGAVAVILMLVGITAFQIYQLGKLEADISKAKQRADVLQKDIKLVDALTDVKQKVANRMTAVERLDRNRSAYVRVLEDIAKNVPEFVWLGAYKEKPVKTAAAPAKSNSKQPAAKTPADSAVAPVGSSTLPPVRPVEIEGYAFTLNALAAFMINMMKSDYFDEVQLVSTNEKKFQDAERAYNFVLSCNVHFLSDEELRNLLAASGDDQESKDASATHRALN